A stretch of the Porifericola rhodea genome encodes the following:
- a CDS encoding OmpA family protein, whose translation MKFHLFFCVLLLFCALPEAQCQLRAVSERVSLDDSSSIAQQKRIRKLIAFPNVNKIPYYQDKKKLQSIVKLAKNDKQEALYPQLYQYVREFGIDNFYKDNQLLWQLAVLEEQKGDTLAAILLYKLVLKHYREGVNLSLVREQIKKLPVENKDDYVPLKYYYELVEYRKEIDTLRPPQGVYLNMGTEINSNAGDYGPALSPDNSTLFFTTKRNVIKQGLKERENEDLMYSENESGYWMPAKALEGINSPYNEGSATVSPDGNQLVFTRCGSPDGQGSCDLFISDRTEDGGWSTARNIGKAVNSIYWDSHPSFSHSGDTLFFSSDRLGGFGMTDIYFTYKNNDGEWASPKNMGPVINTRGSEVSPFYHPAHDVLYFSSNGQLLNFGEFDIYKSYRLDNIWGEPQNIGPLVNGKGSEFYFTIDSQSQNLYYARSVEDKMANLDLYSFPLPMEAQPLATTYLKGTLKNEETGEPFSNGIVSIIDLDNGVEVAPKFLRADGSFEFQLINNNNYLIVIQGDEFFRLEEIFFLEGDKEIHRKVASVNSRLKFENMKFDNGKAELKTSMFADLDKMIDFLLDNPDFKLKIEGHTDSDGDPKFNLDLSQRRADAIKAYLVEFGKLDKDRIEAIGYGSSKPIVEEVTEQDKQLNRRVEFNIVRQ comes from the coding sequence ATGAAATTTCACTTATTCTTTTGTGTGCTATTACTATTTTGTGCTTTACCAGAAGCACAATGTCAGTTGCGAGCTGTAAGTGAACGGGTCAGCCTGGACGATAGTAGCAGTATTGCTCAGCAAAAAAGAATCCGAAAGCTTATTGCCTTCCCTAATGTCAACAAAATCCCTTATTATCAGGATAAAAAGAAATTACAAAGCATAGTTAAGTTGGCTAAGAACGACAAGCAGGAGGCGCTCTACCCTCAACTTTACCAGTATGTAAGAGAGTTTGGCATAGACAATTTCTACAAAGACAACCAACTTCTTTGGCAGTTGGCAGTCCTGGAAGAGCAGAAAGGTGACACACTGGCAGCGATACTACTCTACAAATTAGTATTAAAACACTACCGGGAAGGAGTTAACCTAAGCCTGGTGAGAGAGCAGATAAAAAAGCTTCCGGTAGAAAACAAAGACGATTATGTTCCTCTCAAATACTATTACGAACTGGTAGAGTACCGTAAAGAGATAGATACGCTAAGACCACCACAGGGGGTATATCTTAATATGGGTACCGAGATTAATTCTAATGCCGGAGACTACGGCCCTGCGCTTAGCCCCGACAATTCTACGCTGTTCTTCACGACCAAACGTAATGTAATTAAGCAAGGACTCAAAGAAAGGGAGAACGAAGACTTAATGTATAGCGAGAATGAAAGTGGATACTGGATGCCTGCCAAAGCGCTGGAGGGTATCAACTCACCTTATAACGAAGGCTCTGCTACGGTAAGCCCCGATGGCAACCAATTGGTGTTTACCCGTTGTGGCTCTCCCGATGGTCAGGGTAGCTGCGACCTTTTTATCAGCGACCGTACCGAAGACGGAGGGTGGAGCACTGCCCGCAATATCGGAAAGGCGGTAAATAGCATTTACTGGGACTCTCACCCCTCCTTCTCTCATAGTGGAGATACATTATTTTTCTCTTCTGACCGGCTGGGGGGCTTTGGAATGACTGACATTTATTTTACCTACAAAAATAACGATGGGGAATGGGCTAGTCCTAAAAATATGGGGCCGGTTATCAATACCCGAGGCAGTGAGGTAAGCCCTTTTTACCATCCCGCACACGATGTTTTGTACTTCAGCTCCAATGGGCAATTGCTCAATTTTGGAGAGTTTGACATTTATAAGTCTTATAGGCTAGATAATATCTGGGGAGAACCTCAAAACATAGGCCCGCTGGTGAATGGTAAAGGTAGCGAGTTCTACTTTACGATAGACTCTCAATCTCAAAACCTTTACTATGCTCGCTCTGTAGAAGACAAGATGGCTAACCTGGACCTCTACTCTTTTCCACTACCAATGGAAGCTCAGCCTCTGGCTACTACCTACCTCAAAGGTACTTTGAAAAATGAAGAAACAGGCGAGCCTTTTTCCAACGGTATAGTTTCTATTATAGACCTGGACAATGGTGTGGAAGTAGCTCCTAAATTTTTGCGTGCAGATGGTTCTTTTGAGTTTCAGCTGATCAATAATAACAATTACCTCATCGTAATTCAGGGAGATGAGTTTTTCCGACTGGAGGAGATTTTCTTTCTGGAAGGGGACAAAGAAATTCACCGTAAAGTAGCTTCAGTCAATAGTCGTCTGAAATTTGAAAACATGAAGTTTGACAACGGTAAAGCAGAACTGAAAACTTCAATGTTTGCCGATCTTGACAAAATGATTGATTTCCTGCTGGATAACCCTGACTTTAAACTAAAAATTGAAGGACATACCGACTCCGATGGCGACCCTAAGTTTAATCTGGATCTATCACAAAGAAGGGCCGATGCTATTAAAGCTTACCTCGTTGAGTTTGGGAAATTAGATAAAGACCGGATTGAGGCTATCGGTTATGGAAGCAGCAAGCCCATTGTAGAAGAGGTAACGGAGCAGGACAAACAGCTTAACCGCCGAGTGGAGTTTAATATTGTACGACAGTAG